The Acidobacteriota bacterium genome has a window encoding:
- a CDS encoding HNH endonuclease yields the protein MVCSNPHCSSPDDHIHHVVLRSAGGPTEAFNLLAVCRTCH from the coding sequence GTGGTCTGCTCGAATCCCCACTGCTCGAGCCCGGACGACCACATCCACCACGTGGTCTTGCGTTCCGCGGGGGGCCCTACCGAAGCGTTCAACCTGCTGGCCGTGTGCCGCACTTGCCATTGA